The Cryptococcus decagattii chromosome 1, complete sequence genome includes a region encoding these proteins:
- a CDS encoding multiprotein-bridging factor 1, protein MPTIIGFRQQKPTVTKGSSLNAAQRAGLVLSSESKGAGQSKGPADHQRIAKLDRDDAPKPPEKVSADVGKAVATARMAIKNAEGKSMTQKELATSVNAKPQDIADLESGRAVPDQALLGKLERKLNVKLRGAKNLIGTPLHPKKK, encoded by the exons ATG CCTACAATCATCGGTTTCCGACAGCAGAAGCCTACTGTCACCAAGGGCTCTTCTTTGAATG CTGCTCAGCGAGCCGGTCTTGTACTTTCCTCAGAGTCGAAGGGCGCTGGTCAGTCGAAGGGTC CTGCCGATCACCAACGTATCGCCAAGCTTGACCGAGATGACGCTCCTAAGCCCCCAGAGAAGGTCAGCGCTGA CGTCGGTAAGGCAGTGGCTACTGCTCGAATGGCGATAAAAAATGCTGAGGGCAAGAGTATGACCCAAAAGGAGCTTGCTACTTCGGTCAACGCTAAGCCTCAAGAT ATTGCTGATCTCGAGTCTGGACGAGCTGTCCCTGACCAAGCTCTTTTGGGCAAGTTGGAGAGGAAGCTCAATGTCAAGCTGCGTGGGGCCAAGAATCTTATCGGTAcacctcttcatcccaAAAAGAAGTAA